Within the Syngnathus scovelli strain Florida chromosome 6, RoL_Ssco_1.2, whole genome shotgun sequence genome, the region AGCAGAAGGCACAGATGGGCTCAGGTGATGTCGTAGACGTACCGGCAGCCGGGTGTACCGCAGGGCACCGTTCTCGGCCCCCTGCAAGTTTGTCATCGCTATTAAAGTGACCCTCGGAAAAAGAATGCCCCATTGACGGCTCCATTAGCGTCCCCTGCAGTTAGTCACAATAAATGGATGTCGGCTGCCGAGCGACGCTGTGTCGAGCCAGTTAATCGATCTTCATTAGAGCCGGAAGACACGAACAGCAGGAGGAATGCAGTGGGTGCTCCTTTATGTGGCTGCGCTGTTGGAGAAAGCTTCCCCAAAGATCCTCTGACGAAAGCAGATCCACTTCGGGCACAGGAATCCAGACAAGCAAATGAGTGATGACCTCAGCATTGGAGGAACCAAGACATTTTCTGAACAAAATAGTAGAAGGAGCCACAAGCGACTTGATTGCAATAACTAAATATCGGCACTTTACTTCCAGGCattggtttcattttttttttttttttacatttacgtCATGTAAGAATGTAAAAGCAAGCCCTGTAGCATTTCCCGACAGTGAAAGTTTTCTTTCCATTCAGATTTAACTTGCTTTTGTGGCATAAACTTGATTACATCAGCGCCACGTCAAAGCCACGCgagtagaaaaagaaaaacgtttcATCATGAATAACTGGCCAACCTTGAGCGCATATATATCGCTCCACAACACGCAACAAATCGGATTGTGATGCATGCAAATGATATTCAAGCTGGAGGTGCAAAAATGTGGTTACGCCAAACGTTGCGTTGGCCGCCATCTGCTAAATCACACCTGAATGCGTTTTTCATGAGCCTTTTGTTCCACAGTCGGGAGCTTATAGGaagccataaaaaaaacaaaaacaacatgagCGGCATTCACGCAGAAACGGCATCACGCGATGACCCGCTGACCCGCTCGGCCCAAACAGATAAGTGCTTCGGCTAATTCATCCCGACGGGTAATAAGACCTCCGACGAGGCGCAAAACTCAAAATAATCTCCCACAGACATACGGGAAAGGTAAACAAAAGAAGGAAGGCGAACACAGAAATCTGCCTGCTGTGGCTAATCCTCAACAAACATCAACATCGATAATTTATCGGCTTTCCGGCCACGTCCGACGTGCCGACAAATACTTGGCAGagtctttttaaaaaatccatGTTCCGATGCAAAACACCGGCGGCCGGCCGCCTGACAATCATTTCCCGCCATGAACTAAAGTGGGCTTGGCGGGCTCATTTTCGTCAATGCGACATGATTGCGACGCTTGTGATGATGGCCACCCGTGTTGCGTGCATGTGATCAATAATAAAATATGAAGAATGCAAAGAATGCAAAGTGTTGCAGAAATATCAtgtgcaaggaaggaaggaatgtaGGAAGCAATGTAGGAAGCAatgtaggaaggaaggaaggaaggaaggaaggaaggaaggaaggaaggaaggaaggaaggaaggaaggaaggaaggaggcatTCCGAATAACGCTACACACTGGCATAGATTCTTTATCTTCATGACAAATATTCCTTCTGTTTCATCATCAAATCTATTTGCATTGATGAATTCTACTGCCCCCTGCTGGCTGAGGAATGAGCAGCACGGTGCCCACTAAATGATCTCCATGCACTTTTATCCTTTCCATTCATTGTAATTGTTATTGGTGTATGTTTGTAATTACTTTTGTGTTCCTCACTTgcaaacacattccaaatataTCCAAAAGTCGAGCGAGTGTCTTTGCTTACCGGAACGCGCAGGTGCAGGTTCCCAAGGTCAGCGAGCCAAAGTACTGTGAAGCTGATTGCTCACCGCATGACATCATCTTTCTCCCGGGACTCtgagcatacacacacacataaagtcGGAGTTGAACACTATTTGACTATAAGAGATAAGAATCCACAAATGAAGCCCGAGGTAGATTCACGGTCTTCATTAGGAGCTTGAATTTATTTTGGTGCGTCTTTCCGCTGACCTTTTCTATATGAGCCGACGTGGACTCGGCCTCGAGATCAATCAAATGGTTATTTGCCAGCACAGTCCGAGTGGAGCCTCAAAATCAGAGTTGAAGAAATTCAGAGTAGCTCCACCTCCTCCCAAAAATGACcctcaagtatttttttttttttttaaacaatttaaatttaggagggttGCAAACTTTGGGTCAAATTTACAAGCGATTTGAATTTTGCCATCACAAGCCCAAATGTGATCATTGGAATCGCTGGTAGACATGACCAAGAAGCAGAATGGAAGcaagcctctctctctctctctctctctgcccctccctccttccctccctccctctcctgtctgcttccttttttttcatcACGCTTGAGGGAACCTCGTGGTCCATGCCTGCAGTCTGGTCGTCAGTGGAGGAATGAAGCCAAAGCCGGAGCCGCACTTGATGAGCCCCCTTTAATCCTGACAGATCCCCACAAGGTGAGCTCATCCTTGTTCCTGCTctcgttttatttcatttttattttaatggctCCATATTTCTTTCACGAGGGACTCAATATGAACTCCGGTTCTCGGTCGTGTGATTGTCACCAAATTGTTGTGGATTTGATATTTGATGACAAAAGAATGCTCAACTGGATGGAGGAGCTTGATGATTGATGTTCAAAATGTAGTTTAATGTAGTTTAGCTACAAGtgtcatcagattttttttttcttcccatgggctcaccacctgtgggaggggccgaaggggtcgggtgcaatgtgagctgggcggcagccaaaggcagggaccttggcggtctgatccccggctgcagaagctggctctttctctggctggaaaggagcccgagctggtgtgcgaggcagaaaaattccgactagatatagtcggactagcctccacgcacagtttgggctccggtacaagccctctcgagaggggctggactctcttccactctggagtcgcCCACGGTGAgaagcgtcgagcaggtgtgggtatacttattgccccccggctgggcgcctccacattggggttcaccccggtgaacgagagggtagcctccctccgccttcgggtggggggacgggtcctgactgttgtttgtgtctatgcaccaaacggcagctcagagtacccacccttcttggggtccctggaggaagtgctggagagcgctccttctggggactccatcgttctactgggtgacttcaatgctcacgtgggcaatgacagtgagacctggaagggcgtgattgggaggaacggcccccccgatctgaacccgagcggtgttctattgttggacttctgtgctcgacacggattttcaataatgaacaccatgttcaagcataagggtgtccatgtgtgcacttggcatcaggacaccctaggccgcagttcgatgatcgactttgtagtcgtgtcatcggatttgcggccgcatgttttggacactcgggttatcacgtctcgtccccaactgctccactatgtgtctgttgtcttggtttctgtccgtgtgctcgcccctcccctcctgtgtgcccatgatcagtgtgattgttcccacctgcctctcgttacctgtcgtgtataaaagtcctgtctgcccctcactcccggtcggatcattattaacgtcatgatgtctttttggttccagttgctgtcattggtaacgtcaccctgtcattttgtttcacgtctttttggtcagtctcgttgttaggttttgttaggtcatgtcagttgcggAGTCTGTTAGGTTGccgtttttgagttcaccaataaaccctggtccaagctgcacttggtcgtcctgctccatgctccacccgaccgtgacacgggtgaagagaggggcagagctgtcaactgatcaccacctggtggtgggttggctccgatggtgggggaagatgccggtccgacctggcagacccaaacgctctgtgagggtccgctgggaacgtctggcagaatctcctgtcaggaagagcttcaactcccacctccggcagagcttttcccacgtcccgggggaggcggctgacattgagtccgagtggaccatgttccgcgcctccattgttgaggcggccgaccggagctgtggccgtaaggtcgttggtgcctgtcgtggcggcaatccccgaacccgctggaggacaccggcggtaagggatgccgtcaagctgaagaaggagtcctatcgggccgttttggcctgcgggactccggaggcagctgacaggtaccggatggccaagcggaacgcggcttcggcggttgctgaggcaaaaacccgggcgtgggaggagtttggtgaggccatggagaatgactttcggacggcttcgagaaaattctggtccaccatccggcgtctcaggagggggaagcagtgcaacgtcaacactgtttacagtggggatggcgtgctgctgacctcgactcgggacgtcgtgagtcggtggggagaatacttaaagacctcctcaattccacctacacgccttccattgaggacctggagactctgaggcggattctccaatctctggggtcgaagtcactgaggtagttaaaaaactcctcggtggcaaggccccgggggtggatgagatccgccccgagttcttaaaggctctggatgttgtggggctgtcatggctgacacgcctctacaacattgcgtggacatcggggacagtgcctctggattggcagactggggtggtggttcccctctttaagaagggggaccggagggtgtgttccaattacaggggaatcacactcctcagcctccctggtaaggtctattcaggggtgctggagaggagggtccgtcgggaggtcgaacctcggattcaggaggagcagtgtggctttcgtcctggccgtggaacagtggaccagctctacaccctcggcaggatcctcgagggtgcatgggagttcgcccaaccagtccacatgtgttttgtggatttggagaaggcgttcgaccgtgtccctcgggaggttctgtgaagggtgcttcgggagtacggggtgccgagccaactgatgagggcggttcagtccctgtatcaccgatgccagagtctggtccgcatttccggcagtaagtcggattcgttcccagtgagggttggactccgccaaggctgccctttgtcaccgattctgttcataatttttatggacagaatttctaggcgcagccaaggcgttgagggggtccggtttggggacctcagcatcgcgtctctgctttttgcagatgacgtggtgctgttggcttcttcaggccgtgatctccagctctcactggaacggttcgcagccgagtgtgaagcggtcgggatgagggtcagcacctccaaatccgagtccatggtcctcgatcggaatagGGTGCAATGCccactccggatcggggatgagatcctgccccaagtggaggagttcaagtatcctggagtcttgttcacgagtgaggggaggatagagcgcgagatcgacaggcggatcggtgcagtgtcggcagtaatgcggaccctgtaccggtccgttgtggtgaagagagagctgagccaaaaggcaaagctctcaatttaccggtcgatttacgctcctaccctcacctatggtcacgagctatgggtcgtgaccgaaagaacgaggtcccggatacaagcggccgaaatgagttttctccgcaggatgtccgggctctcccttagagataggttgagaagctcggtcatccgggagagactcggagtagagtctctACTCctacacgttgagaggagccagatgaggtggctcgggcatcttatcaggatgcctcctggacgcctccctggggaggtgttctgggcatgtcccaccggtagaagaccacggggacgacccaggatgcgctggagagactatgtctctcagctggcctgggaacgccttgggatcccccgggatgagctggatgaagtggctggggagagggaagtctgggagtccctcctaaagctgctgcccccgcgacccgaccccggataagcggaagaagatggatggatggatggatggatggatggatggatgggagggtgggggtgagttACACGAAGCAGACTCTAATTGTCTGCTCACAAGCACAGATGTGATCTCGACACCGCAGACGAGAGCCATCGAGTGGCGAGCGAGTTTGAGGCGACAAAATTGGCCACAAAAGTTGGCAGCCGAACGCCACGAGGCTTCAAAATTGCCAACCCGTTCCCTTTGATCTACCGGGAGCAGCAAGGATGCTCGCTTACTTCTTCACACGACAATTATACTGGACACCCAAAAATCTAATTTAGGTGTCTGCAGGCCAGGTGGAAAAGCGAGACCCGGCGATGAAAGAAACCACAGCTGTGACAAGTCCTTGTCTGTCAAgctgacacacatacacaaacacacacgaacacacacacaaagctctGGCCCGCATGCTTGCTGTCaatcagatttttaaaaaagatgaAAAGCCCCCTCTCGCTCTTCCGTCAAACCGTCTGGAGAACCGAAATGGTGGCAAGCACAAACGCAGCTGAGCAAAGTTCCTTCCTCTGTAGGGTCTGGAAGAACCTTGAGACGGGTTTGGGATCCGAAGCTCGGGCCATGCTCCACTATCCGGTGGACCCAGAGGTGGCCAACGACAGCTGCACGTGGGCCGTCTGCAACGGCAGCGCATCCGGCGACGCGCTGCAGCTGCCCACCTTCTCCACAGCAGCCAAGGTGCGAGTCATCATCACCTTCAGCCTGTGCGTCGCCTCGGCCATTTGCAACCTGCTGGTGCTATGGGCAGCGGGCAAGGGCGGGCGGCGCAAGTCGCACGTGCGCATCATCATCATGAACCTGACGGTGGCCGACCTGCTGGTCACCTTCGTGGTGATGCCCGTGGACGCCGCCTGGAACATCACCGTGCAGTGGCAGGCCAGTGACACTGCCTGCCGCCTCCTGATGTTCCTCAAGCTGGTGGCCATGTACTCGTGCGCCTTTGTCACCATGGTGATCAGCCTGGACCGCCAGTCGGCCATCCTCAACCCGCTGGGCATCTCCGAGGCCAGGAGGAGGAGCAAGATCATGCTGACCGTGGCCTGGAGCATGAGCGTCCTCCTGTCGCTCCCTCAGGTGACTCTCTGATGATTGGGGGcaagacttgattttttttcccccatactaGAAGAACGTGTAATTGCAGCTCCactacagtaggtggcagtggtGCTCCCATGTTACTTGTGACATCCTCAGGGCAGTGAAGGCCCAAGACTCACGTTTCACAAGCATCAGCTCATATCAGAACACGGCCACTCCGCAGTTGCAATCCGGTTTGCCGTTAAACGCCGCTTGCGGCTTTTGCGGGGAACGCTCGGAACATCTCGCGTGACCAATGCCTCCGTGACGACTTGCTTAAGCCCTTCCCACGCGGCGAGGCGCCCGCGATCCAGAAATGTTCTATTGGAGAGCACTGGCGCCGTGACTTTAGCCGAGCGTTGCCATTAGGAGATGAGCCGGCGGGCGCCAATTTGACATGGAGACATGTAGATTTaacattttataaataaaataaaataattgaaaaataaaataaaatctcaaaTAAAATacccaatcaaataaaaataaagcagcGAGTGCAGTGTAAGCAGCGACGGAACCTCTCAAGCCGCCGAGTGAATAATTCAGCTGTAGCAACGCGGTTGGCGCAACCTTTCTCCTCTGCTAACGAACACGTCATACATAAAGACAGATTCCTCGTGAATTATCAGCTTACGGCCAGAACATCTTGCATCCTGATCCTTTCCGGCAGCCACAATCAAATCCTGATTTCCAGTTTGAAAGGGGGGCGGGGGAGGGCGTCGAGTAGATTCAGAGACTCAAACGTTTCCAAAGAGCTTTTCTTTGGCCGATGACAGCTTACCTTGCCTGCACGGTCTCCGGgatttgtgatttattttgtcACATTCCGATCCAGCGTGTTCCCCAACGCGCTGCGAGTGTAAAATCGTGTGATGAAATGAAGGCAAGGAAAGTCCCGATGGCGCCGTCTCCAAAATTGTATTTTGAGCCGACAAATTCAGACCAATAACAATTTCTGTCATGTGCTATTagggcagccattttggacTTCTTGACACATGGCCGTCCTATTGAACCAGTAATTTTCTTCTTTGCAGGGTACAATCTGTCCTCCTCTGTGAATCTTCGGGCTAATGACTAGCGCTCCTCCCATTTGAATATCTGTTGGAATATTAAAGATGGCAAACGTTGCTCTTTCCATTGCAGTGTTCCAAGAACATCATGTGCACTgcctcttgcttttttttttttctggccgcAGATATTTCTATTCCACAAGGTGACCATCACCGTCCCGGAGAACTTCACCCAGTGCACCACGCACGGCAGTTTTGTCCAGCACTGGCAGGAGACGCTCTACAACATGTTCACCTTTGCCTGCCTCTTCCTGCTCCCTCTGGCCATCATGATCTTTTGCTACACCAGAATCCTCATCGAGATCTCCAGCCGCATGGCTCGCAACAACCGTAGGTGGCGCCTTTTAAGATATCCAACGCAGCTTTTGCCCAGCTTGTCTTCCTCCCATATGTGACTTCCATGCAATTTGTTGGGGGAAAAGTCTGAGCCAGTGATGGCCGATTAGTGGCAAGCAAGTTGTGCGTTTAATTggcatgttgaaaaaaaaaaagtgtcgtcCACCATAGCAACATCCAGTCTCTGGTTGCTGGTTTGCTACAGCGAGCAATTAAGCGGTGCCACCACATGGTtggcgcggaggtggccgctgtGTGAATCACAAGCGAGGTGCAAGTCATGACCTTAAAGTTTCaagctaaaaaacaaaacaaaatagttGATGTGCATCagtggaggggtggggggttgcCACATCCAAGATGGCTGACACACAGGGCCAGAAAAGCAACTCTAAGTGCAGGCCACACTTttgagaagataaaaaaaatgctccatTCATAGTTGAGCAGACATCGGTGAGCTTCACACGcaggttggaaaataaaataaaaaataaatgcctcACGGCTCGCTTGTCCCACGTAAGCAGGAC harbors:
- the gnrhr4 gene encoding gonadotropin releasing hormone receptor 4, with translation MLHYPVDPEVANDSCTWAVCNGSASGDALQLPTFSTAAKVRVIITFSLCVASAICNLLVLWAAGKGGRRKSHVRIIIMNLTVADLLVTFVVMPVDAAWNITVQWQASDTACRLLMFLKLVAMYSCAFVTMVISLDRQSAILNPLGISEARRRSKIMLTVAWSMSVLLSLPQIFLFHKVTITVPENFTQCTTHGSFVQHWQETLYNMFTFACLFLLPLAIMIFCYTRILIEISSRMARNNLLSRDVHLRRSHNNIPKARMRTLKMSVVIVTSFIVCWTPYYLLGLWYWLFPERMEETVSHSLTHMLFIFGLFNACLDPITYGLFTIHLRQGRHSDSRASNTQITSENNHCWMYMARLRATAEERSDNSSINMPVTEI